One genomic segment of Campylobacter sp. RM16189 includes these proteins:
- a CDS encoding WYL domain-containing protein has protein sequence MLDKTDKSPLSGIIADRGEEMKKIVPDSNTSKYERINIIAQLIRNKPHSISQLSEKLGVSTKTIQRDLYDVLTDYGAVRRGRMWSMDDKDAKDNLTQEERIVLNVLDNISKSMGANFYSKAHILLEQITQQLNHPILTNINNEKLNEDDFINFELIEKSIKQKQEIACKYNDYEFKVKPLKLAMFDGFWYLLLLDSNKKDTFKKFHLRSISDIKILDDRFEISSEIENRIQNANSAWFDLVKPKKARLLLAPQITKYFERKPYAKQSITGKDNDGSVEVEIEYTNIMEIKPLIYYYIPFIKVLGPKELAEIIRDEIGEYFNEIDI, from the coding sequence ATGCTAGATAAGACAGATAAAAGTCCTCTATCTGGTATAATAGCAGATAGAGGAGAAGAGATGAAAAAGATAGTTCCTGATAGCAACACAAGTAAATACGAACGTATAAACATAATAGCCCAGCTTATAAGAAATAAACCTCACTCCATCTCACAGCTCTCAGAAAAGCTAGGAGTGTCTACTAAGACCATACAAAGGGATCTATATGATGTATTAACAGATTATGGAGCGGTAAGAAGAGGTAGAATGTGGAGCATGGATGATAAAGACGCCAAAGATAACCTAACTCAAGAAGAGCGTATAGTATTAAACGTACTTGATAATATCTCAAAGAGTATGGGTGCAAATTTTTATAGCAAAGCTCATATATTATTAGAGCAGATTACACAGCAGCTAAATCACCCAATACTTACAAATATAAATAACGAGAAGCTAAATGAAGATGACTTTATAAATTTTGAACTGATTGAAAAGTCTATAAAACAAAAACAAGAGATAGCTTGTAAATATAACGACTATGAGTTTAAAGTAAAGCCGCTAAAGCTAGCTATGTTTGATGGTTTTTGGTATCTATTGCTGCTTGATAGCAACAAAAAGGATACTTTTAAGAAATTTCATCTAAGAAGCATAAGTGATATAAAGATTCTTGATGATAGATTTGAGATAAGTAGTGAAATAGAAAACAGAATACAAAACGCAAACTCGGCCTGGTTTGATCTGGTAAAGCCAAAGAAAGCAAGACTTCTTCTTGCTCCACAGATTACAAAATACTTCGAAAGAAAACCATATGCAAAACAAAGCATAACAGGCAAAGATAATGACGGATCAGTAGAAGTAGAGATAGAGTATACAAACATAATGGAGATAAAGCCACTGATTTACTACTATATACCTTTTATCAAAGTTCTTGGACCAAAGGAGCTAGCTGAGATAATAAGAGATGAGATTGGGGAGTATTTTAATGAAATAGACATATAA
- a CDS encoding Sir2 family NAD-dependent protein deacetylase has product MQPSIITAKNIINEADAIIITAGAGMSVDSGLPDFRGDQGFWRAYPPLKDKNLSFTDMANPQWFFSNPKLAWAFYGHRLKLYNATTPHEGFYLLRELCKEKDDNYFIYTSNVDGHFAKAGFDKDKIYECHGSIHYTQCIYKDDGAIWSIDENEIEVDEDKFEATKMPTCKECGCVMRPNILMFYDGVFNWNRTKAQYHRYDAWLSKNMNSKIAIIEIGAGLAVPTIRAYGERMTKRFNKANLIRINPTDTKISPYYGISIKMGGLEALKAILC; this is encoded by the coding sequence ATGCAACCATCAATCATCACAGCCAAAAACATAATAAACGAAGCAGATGCCATCATCATCACAGCTGGAGCTGGAATGAGTGTAGATAGCGGACTACCTGATTTTCGTGGAGACCAAGGATTTTGGAGGGCATATCCGCCTTTAAAAGATAAGAATCTAAGCTTTACAGATATGGCTAATCCTCAGTGGTTCTTTTCTAATCCAAAGCTTGCTTGGGCATTTTACGGACATAGACTTAAGCTATATAATGCCACTACCCCTCACGAGGGATTTTATCTGCTTAGAGAGCTTTGTAAAGAAAAAGATGATAACTACTTCATATATACTTCAAACGTAGACGGACACTTTGCTAAAGCAGGATTTGATAAGGATAAAATTTACGAGTGTCACGGAAGCATACACTACACTCAGTGTATATATAAAGACGATGGAGCCATCTGGTCAATAGATGAGAATGAGATAGAGGTAGATGAAGATAAATTCGAAGCTACTAAGATGCCAACATGTAAAGAATGCGGATGTGTAATGCGTCCAAATATACTTATGTTTTATGATGGAGTATTTAACTGGAATAGAACTAAAGCTCAGTATCATAGATATGATGCTTGGTTAAGTAAAAATATGAACTCTAAAATTGCTATCATTGAGATAGGAGCTGGACTTGCAGTACCAACCATAAGAGCTTATGGTGAAAGAATGACAAAGAGATTTAACAAAGCAAATCTAATACGTATAAACCCAACTGATACCAAGATAAGTCCATATTACGGGATAAGTATAAAGATGGGCGGATTAGAAGCCCTAAAAGCAATCTTATGCTAG
- a CDS encoding DUF1643 domain-containing protein translates to MDNQIKQDAIFSKDRKYRYVLTRIWDESKPMVAFVGLNPSIADENTTDKTISRCTNLAKFWGYGGFYMLNLFAMVSMCPTIICTADDPIGNENDQFIIEYSDKVDKVICMWGDKGRFNERGAQVYKMLKNKYCLKLNKSGEPSHTRGLGGNPEPIKF, encoded by the coding sequence ATGGACAATCAAATTAAACAAGATGCAATATTTTCAAAAGATCGCAAATATAGATATGTTTTAACTAGAATTTGGGATGAAAGCAAGCCTATGGTTGCTTTTGTTGGGTTAAATCCGTCAATAGCTGATGAAAATACTACCGATAAAACTATATCAAGATGCACTAACCTAGCTAAATTTTGGGGTTATGGTGGTTTTTATATGCTAAATTTGTTCGCGATGGTTTCAATGTGTCCTACAATAATATGCACAGCAGATGACCCAATCGGCAATGAAAACGATCAATTTATCATAGAATATAGCGACAAAGTTGATAAAGTTATTTGCATGTGGGGAGACAAAGGAAGATTCAATGAAAGGGGCGCTCAAGTATATAAAATGCTAAAAAATAAGTATTGCCTAAAACTAAATAAAAGTGGAGAGCCGTCACATACTCGCGGTCTTGGTGGCAACCCTGAGCCTATAAAATTTTAA
- a CDS encoding WG repeat-containing protein gives MELFVENGRYGIKNGNEVIIKPEFTLAKKLKTGTFLLAILFKEEESALFIFDTELRFLQKATQFYLAGDGGFFVYSRGSIISDEREVGFYDCFGKLILPCIFSDIEKMNDLLLAINNESSFLFDLSGQKVQNLLINGINIDPNLPQFELSRFHSGLIKIKEKNGKVNYYSVELRKQVLQGFSEIYGLQTFTSDNNQIDSIYAGKFGDKWAVSDLHNSYVLPYKPMIRYGDFIVFQDFKTHYETDCYGICDLDGNVILKPKSQIISYIGCDMFYVQENGLVGFCDDYYVDSSAEIIRPVFFDKVFKKISENEFIVFKDDLIIVDSLQKNYKVLGFCDEIY, from the coding sequence ATGGAATTGTTTGTAGAAAATGGCAGATACGGGATTAAAAACGGTAATGAAGTAATCATAAAACCTGAATTTACCCTCGCAAAAAAGCTAAAAACAGGCACTTTTTTGCTTGCTATATTATTTAAGGAAGAAGAATCTGCACTTTTTATTTTTGATACAGAACTTAGATTTTTACAAAAGGCTACTCAGTTTTATTTAGCAGGCGATGGTGGATTTTTTGTATATTCCCGCGGGTCTATAATTAGCGACGAGAGGGAAGTTGGCTTTTATGATTGCTTTGGTAAGCTAATTTTGCCTTGCATTTTTAGCGATATTGAGAAAATGAATGATCTTTTATTAGCTATTAATAATGAAAGTAGTTTTTTATTTGATTTAAGCGGTCAAAAAGTTCAAAATCTACTTATAAATGGTATAAATATTGATCCAAATTTGCCACAATTTGAACTGTCCCGTTTTCATTCTGGGTTGATTAAAATAAAAGAGAAAAATGGTAAAGTTAATTATTATAGTGTAGAATTAAGAAAGCAAGTTTTGCAAGGTTTTAGTGAAATTTATGGTCTTCAAACATTCACGTCTGATAACAATCAAATAGATTCAATATATGCCGGTAAATTTGGAGATAAATGGGCGGTTAGTGATTTGCATAATTCATATGTTTTACCCTATAAACCGATGATTCGTTATGGTGATTTTATTGTTTTTCAGGATTTTAAAACACACTATGAGACTGATTGTTATGGAATTTGTGATTTAGATGGCAATGTTATTTTAAAGCCAAAATCTCAAATAATAAGCTATATTGGTTGTGATATGTTTTATGTACAAGAAAATGGACTGGTTGGTTTTTGTGATGATTATTATGTGGATTCTAGTGCAGAAATTATCCGTCCTGTCTTTTTTGATAAAGTATTTAAAAAAATATCTGAAAATGAATTTATTGTTTTTAAAGATGATCTAATTATTGTAGATAGCCTGCAAAAGAATTACAAAGTATTGGGTTTTTGTGATGAAATATATTAA
- a CDS encoding DUF262 domain-containing protein: MYDNNKFIKEFTIKDLSGEKFKIPLYQREYAWQSDEVLTLIADLEHAEKARYYIGNIVVDKDDNVIDGQQRLTTLYLILMVCDKSLLFELDYEIRDEDSAFLRTKDCSNLDLCKNENMRENLRVILQNKDRLTKELLDKISFTITTLPADTDITRYFELINSRSVQLEKHQILKAKFLSCLEDEEEKFGTIWEFCANMDYYLEDMIYYKNNDKEKTIEKIRNSFLKFVKDPTLNNMPSLFNLIKYDNMPDSVNEYKSIISFDYLLINALKCFRGVIDKKFAMSNLNLLDAFGKNFKYEKAEAEKVKNFILHLLKFKIIFDYFVFKRDEQDKPYFRDIQDADSFFKIDKPKELQMIELLFNFTAENHKAQEWIRCVFSVIDRKRDISYLIEILEKIDNYKTKKKIKKGLNLDQGTNTPHYWFYRLEYLLWKKMYHKEDKKPWKDLYADEQIKKIEAKYYLTRLNSVEHIQPQIKKDDWDKGYSENNNNIGQKKSNQDKVDEFGNLALLTQSRNSSLNASDPIVKKAMVKDWINKNKNIQSLKMLLALEGLKENEQWTYKKCKKHGEEMKRLLELE, encoded by the coding sequence ATGTACGATAATAACAAATTCATTAAAGAATTTACAATAAAAGATTTGAGTGGAGAAAAATTTAAAATCCCGCTTTATCAAAGAGAATATGCTTGGCAAAGCGATGAAGTTTTGACACTGATTGCAGATTTGGAGCATGCTGAAAAAGCTAGATACTATATAGGCAATATTGTTGTTGATAAAGACGACAATGTCATCGACGGACAGCAAAGGCTAACTACGCTTTATCTTATACTGATGGTTTGTGATAAGAGCTTGCTTTTTGAGCTTGATTATGAGATAAGAGATGAGGACAGTGCATTTTTAAGGACTAAGGACTGCTCAAATTTGGATCTTTGTAAAAATGAAAATATGAGAGAAAATTTAAGGGTTATTTTGCAAAATAAAGATAGGCTGACAAAAGAGCTTTTAGATAAAATTTCATTTACTATCACGACTTTGCCTGCTGATACGGACATCACAAGGTATTTTGAGCTTATAAATTCGCGTAGCGTTCAGCTTGAAAAACATCAAATTTTAAAGGCTAAATTTTTAAGTTGCCTTGAAGATGAAGAAGAAAAATTTGGCACAATTTGGGAATTCTGTGCAAATATGGATTATTATTTAGAAGATATGATTTATTACAAAAACAATGATAAAGAAAAAACGATAGAAAAGATAAGAAATAGCTTTTTAAAATTTGTAAAAGACCCAACACTAAACAACATGCCAAGTTTATTTAATTTAATCAAATACGACAATATGCCGGATTCAGTCAATGAATATAAAAGTATTATCAGCTTTGACTATCTTTTGATAAATGCCCTTAAGTGCTTTCGCGGAGTTATTGATAAAAAGTTTGCAATGTCAAATTTAAATTTACTAGATGCCTTTGGAAAAAATTTTAAATATGAAAAAGCAGAAGCCGAAAAAGTAAAAAATTTCATCCTTCACTTGCTTAAATTTAAAATTATTTTTGATTACTTTGTCTTTAAAAGAGATGAGCAAGATAAGCCATACTTTAGGGATATACAAGATGCAGATTCCTTTTTTAAGATAGATAAGCCAAAAGAGCTACAAATGATAGAGCTTTTGTTTAATTTTACGGCTGAAAATCATAAGGCTCAAGAGTGGATTAGATGTGTTTTTAGTGTTATTGATAGAAAAAGAGATATATCATATTTGATTGAAATTTTAGAAAAGATAGATAATTATAAGACTAAGAAAAAAATTAAAAAAGGGCTAAATTTAGACCAAGGTACCAACACTCCACACTACTGGTTTTATAGGCTTGAGTATTTGCTTTGGAAAAAAATGTATCACAAAGAAGATAAAAAACCATGGAAAGACTTATATGCCGACGAGCAAATAAAAAAAATTGAAGCAAAATACTATCTAACTCGTTTAAATTCAGTAGAGCATATTCAGCCACAAATTAAAAAAGATGATTGGGATAAAGGATATTCGGAAAATAATAACAATATCGGTCAAAAAAAATCAAATCAAGACAAAGTGGATGAATTTGGAAATTTAGCACTTTTAACACAATCAAGGAATTCTAGTCTTAACGCTTCTGATCCTATTGTGAAAAAAGCAATGGTTAAGGATTGGATTAACAAAAATAAAAATATTCAAAGTTTAAAAATGCTTTTAGCTTTAGAGGGCTTGAAAGAAAACGAGCAATGGACTTATAAAAAATGTAAAAAACACGGCGAAGAGATGAAAAGGTTGCTAGAGTTGGAATAA
- a CDS encoding DUF262 domain-containing protein produces the protein MSDQLDVGSCNVGDLFKKKLKIPPYQRPYVWSEDNVNELIDDIKLAMELGKENYLIGNVIFHKEKENLNDEILNIVDGQQRLTTIYLILENSIKEKLEYDNINSGDALKKNKQLINRYKEDKKIDEKFIDYLNKNVLVTYISTTDLDEAFVLFNSQNTRGKSLDDKDLLKGHHIRFVQRKNRQKECAMEFENALKTKINDKDVFTEVLGLIAIIKAAVRGKLWGNELRRADIYTNFKSEFLNSEILFDKYHSDFTLTSSVQGGLAFFKYLQKYADFYLELSKDESFTCYDRLWGGNAYLNKIYKALLLFYHDKFSDDSYEVEKCLQIILLNLRLKDDRITKENVASEMKECFVEIAFASNKIVVLDKLKRKVSQIGGLDLKQDKDNKLYSGQKKYFIDATYFKDEIKNKFKKGRLNVR, from the coding sequence ATGAGTGATCAACTTGATGTAGGCAGTTGTAATGTCGGTGATCTTTTTAAAAAAAAGTTAAAGATACCGCCTTATCAACGCCCCTATGTTTGGAGTGAGGATAATGTAAATGAGCTGATTGATGATATAAAACTGGCAATGGAGCTTGGCAAAGAAAATTATCTAATAGGCAATGTTATATTTCATAAAGAAAAAGAAAATTTAAATGATGAAATTTTAAACATCGTTGATGGACAGCAAAGATTAACAACAATATATTTGATTTTGGAGAATTCTATAAAAGAGAAGTTAGAATATGACAATATAAATTCAGGTGATGCATTAAAAAAGAACAAGCAACTTATAAATCGATACAAAGAAGATAAAAAAATTGACGAAAAATTTATAGACTATCTTAATAAAAATGTGCTTGTAACCTACATCTCCACGACTGATTTAGACGAAGCTTTTGTGCTTTTTAACTCTCAAAATACACGCGGTAAATCGCTTGATGATAAGGACTTACTAAAAGGACATCATATAAGATTTGTGCAAAGAAAAAACAGACAAAAAGAGTGTGCGATGGAGTTTGAAAATGCACTTAAGACAAAGATAAATGATAAAGATGTCTTTACCGAAGTTTTGGGGCTAATCGCCATCATAAAAGCAGCCGTAAGAGGCAAACTATGGGGCAATGAGCTTAGGCGGGCTGATATTTACACTAACTTTAAAAGCGAGTTTTTAAACAGCGAGATATTGTTTGACAAATACCATAGCGATTTTACGCTTACATCATCAGTCCAAGGCGGACTTGCCTTTTTTAAATACCTGCAAAAATACGCCGATTTTTATTTAGAGCTTTCCAAGGATGAGAGCTTTACATGCTACGATAGACTTTGGGGTGGCAATGCCTATTTAAATAAAATTTACAAAGCACTTTTGCTATTTTACCATGATAAATTTAGCGATGATAGCTATGAGGTGGAGAAATGTTTGCAGATTATACTTTTAAATTTGCGGCTAAAAGATGACAGGATAACAAAAGAAAATGTTGCAAGTGAGATGAAAGAGTGTTTTGTAGAAATAGCCTTTGCGTCTAATAAAATCGTCGTGTTAGATAAATTGAAAAGAAAAGTTAGTCAAATAGGTGGATTAGATTTAAAACAAGATAAAGATAATAAACTTTATTCCGGGCAAAAAAAGTATTTTATAGACGCTACATATTTTAAAGATGAGATAAAAAATAAATTTAAAAAGGGCAGACTAAATGTACGATAA
- a CDS encoding DUF2779 domain-containing protein, which yields MLSKSQYTRGLQCPKSLWLYKFRRDLENKCINNTKFEIGNEVGRLAQEYFKGGVLIEFNPSNFECMAERTKELIANGVKIIYEATFISNGVFAMADILVKNGNEYEIYEVKSSTSVKDYHIDDISVQWYCISSVLPLKKAYVMHIDNSYERVGEINLNELFHIEDITNIVIAKQDEVRDNLTNLNNMLSLDEPDIKIGTQCYNPFECSFSQHCFKDVPEISILNLYRINQTKAYDMYHNGIVSYEDILKSDISLTETQRLQVSTNDNSPYIDKSIIDEFISNVKYPINFLDFETFQDAIPRFDHQRPYAQVTFQYSLHILHEDGRLEHFEFLGDGINDPRQSLAKDMLKKITKQGSIMAYNMSFEKSRIKELAELLPDLKDELLALNERFIDLLVPFRSIGYYDKNFHGSFSIKSVLPALFPNNKELSYKELDIQNGGDASSEYANLIYQTDTKEIERVRQNLLKYCHLDTLAMVEIYKKLRDIILTKILKG from the coding sequence ATGCTATCTAAATCACAATACACAAGAGGTTTGCAGTGTCCAAAGTCTTTATGGCTTTATAAATTTAGACGTGACCTTGAAAATAAATGTATCAATAATACAAAATTTGAGATAGGTAATGAAGTAGGTAGGCTTGCACAAGAGTATTTTAAAGGCGGAGTCCTAATAGAGTTTAATCCGAGTAACTTTGAATGTATGGCAGAAAGGACAAAAGAGCTTATAGCTAATGGAGTAAAAATCATCTATGAAGCTACATTTATATCAAATGGTGTTTTTGCTATGGCTGATATATTGGTAAAAAACGGCAATGAGTATGAAATTTACGAAGTTAAATCAAGCACTAGTGTAAAAGATTATCATATAGACGACATCAGCGTGCAGTGGTATTGCATAAGCTCAGTTTTGCCTCTTAAGAAAGCCTATGTCATGCATATAGATAACTCTTATGAAAGAGTTGGAGAGATAAATTTAAACGAGCTATTTCATATAGAAGATATAACAAATATAGTTATCGCCAAACAAGATGAAGTTAGAGATAACCTAACAAATTTAAACAATATGCTAAGCCTAGATGAGCCTGATATAAAGATAGGAACACAATGCTATAATCCATTTGAGTGTAGCTTCTCACAGCACTGCTTTAAAGATGTACCTGAAATTTCCATATTAAATCTATACCGCATCAATCAAACCAAGGCATATGATATGTATCATAACGGTATTGTAAGCTATGAGGATATTTTAAAAAGTGATATAAGCTTAACAGAAACTCAAAGACTTCAAGTAAGCACAAATGATAATAGTCCATATATAGATAAAAGCATAATAGATGAGTTTATCTCTAATGTAAAATATCCTATAAATTTCTTAGACTTTGAAACCTTTCAAGATGCTATTCCAAGATTTGACCACCAAAGACCATACGCTCAGGTAACCTTTCAATACTCGCTTCATATCCTTCATGAAGATGGCAGATTAGAGCACTTTGAATTTTTAGGTGATGGGATAAATGATCCAAGGCAAAGTCTAGCCAAAGACATGCTTAAAAAAATAACCAAGCAAGGATCGATAATGGCTTATAATATGAGCTTTGAGAAAAGTAGAATAAAAGAGCTTGCAGAGCTTTTGCCCGATCTTAAAGATGAATTATTAGCCCTTAATGAAAGATTTATAGATCTACTGGTTCCGTTTCGTTCTATTGGATACTATGATAAAAACTTCCATGGTAGCTTTTCTATCAAGTCTGTTCTGCCTGCTTTATTTCCAAATAATAAAGAGCTTAGCTATAAAGAGCTTGATATACAAAATGGAGGAGATGCAAGTAGCGAGTATGCGAATCTAATTTATCAAACAGATACAAAAGAGATAGAGAGAGTAAGGCAAAATCTGCTTAAATACTGTCATCTTGATACACTTGCTATGGTTGAGATTTATAAGAAACTAAGAGATATAATTTTAACTAAAATTTTAAAAGGATAA